Proteins co-encoded in one Oreochromis aureus strain Israel breed Guangdong linkage group 3, ZZ_aureus, whole genome shotgun sequence genomic window:
- the paqr9 gene encoding membrane progesterone receptor epsilon, whose protein sequence is MLLNCGQPLPLLRHTDVPPRVIENFILTGYRFPNYSLWDCLLSAFRPTNETGNFWTHFLPVFIFFYYFVEVFGWEGAPDSSEPFFYPLWNYFIGVFCLLMASSMAHLLNSMSLVVREVCFFVDYGTISAYTVGSSLAYYYYIHPQAGIAETGSSSRVELKREAAAFTSSYAIPEYSVFFETCYIPCACVVAIICVLSCCNTRQRWRQHRYIIRTLVFLLPFLISSTPIFYRLLTRSPYSTSSSSFIASTPMACFFYRHCLWLLVSAIFNISKFPERLAPGRFDIWGHSHQWFHCCTFLSILDELHMIKAEIKAILLSPALLLPPTSLSHLPGPTVASTYGVMLLLQTTIVSIIVWFSWRANCIYGSQREQLEKEPPKKHLKCH, encoded by the coding sequence ATGCTTCTGAACTGCGGTCAGCCACTGCCTCTCCTGAGGCACACGGACGTGCCGCCTCGAGTCATAGAAAACTTTATCCTGACGGGCTACCGCTTCCCAAACTACAGCCTGTGGGACTGCTTACTGTCAGCATTCAGGCCTACCAATGAAACCGGCAATTTCTGGACACACTTTCTTCCcgttttcatctttttctacTATTTTGTGGAGGTTTTTGGTTGGGAAGGTGCGCCCGATAGCAGTGAACCGTTCTTCTATCCGCTGTGGAATTACTTTATTGGGGTGTTCTGTTTGCTGATGGCCAGCAGCATGGCTCACCTGCTTAACTCAATGTCTCTTGTGGTAAGAGAGGTTTGCTTCTTCGTGGATTACGGCACCATCAGTGCGTACACGGTCGGCTCATCGTTGGCATACTACTACTACATCCACCCTCAGGCAGGAATAGCGGAGACAGGAAGCAGCTCCCGGGTGGAGTTGAAACGTGAAGCTGCAGCGTTTACCTCATCCTATGCAATCCCAGAGTACAGCGTGTTCTTCGAGACCTGCTACATCCCGTGTGCATGTGTTGTAGCAATCATTTGTGTTTTATCCTGCTGCAATACTCGGCAGAGGTGGAGGCAGCATCGATACATCATCCGGACGCTGGTTTTTCTCCTTCCGTTTCTCATCTCCTCCACGCCAATCTTCTACCGCCTCCTCACTCGATCGCCTtactccacctcctcctcctccttcatcgCTTCCACCCCCATGGCCTGCTTCTTCTATCGCCACTGCCTCTGGTTGCTGGTGTCAGCCATCTTCAACATCAGCAAGTTCCCCGAACGCCTTGCGCCAGGACGCTTTGACATCTGGGGGCACAGCCACCAGTGGTTCCACTGTTGCACATTTTTGTCCATCCTGGATGAACTTCACATGATCAAGGCTGAGATTAAGGCCATCTTGCTGAGCCCAGCTTTGCTGCTCCCCCCCACCTCCCTCTCCCACCTCCCTGGACCCACCGTTGCATCCACCTACGGAGTGATGCTCCTCCTCCAGACCACCATTGTCTCCATCATCGTGTGGTTCTCCTGGCGAGCCAACTGTATCTATGGATCCCAGAGAGAACAGCTGGAAAAGGAGCCCCCCAAGAAGCACCTGAAGTGTCACTGA
- the LOC116309250 gene encoding leucine-rich repeat-containing protein 72: MDHHASGQQSPHSHASHFQWLSFAYQGLTEIPYETILTQTDSLQVLDLSYNLLDENPALLGRLEKLSTLILDCNNYTSHVKFPYMPSITTVCINKNKINNLPVFVEEIWRKFPNIKILSMMNNEAAPSYFNGGSLTQYIDYRLYVISQLPGLEILDDTEVLEKERAQARKTYRLQQSGHSSRKRKEDSSKKHTRIQKKPSSIIK, translated from the exons ATGGATCATCATGCATCAGGCCAACAAAGTCCTCACAGCCATGCATCACATTTCCAGTGGCTGTCCTTTGCCTACCAGGGCCTCACAGAGATCCCTTATGAAACCATCCTGACACAGACCGACAGCCTGCAGgtgctggacctgagctacaacctGCTGGATGA GAACCCGGCTCTGCTGGGCCGCCTGGAGAAGCTCAGCACTCTGATCCTGGACTGCAACAACTACACGTCTCATGTCAAGTTTCCCTACATGCCGAGTATCACCACAGTGTGCATCAACAAGAACAAGATCAACAACCTGCCTGTTTTTGTGGAGGAGATCTGGAGAAAGTTCCCCAACATCAA GATCCTCAGCATGATGAACAACGAGGCAGCACCCAGCTACTTCAATGGAGGCAGTCTGACTCAGTACATAGACTACAG ACTCTATGTGATCAGTCAGCTTCCAGGTCTGGAGATTCTGGATGACACGGAGGTCCTGGAGAAGGAGCGAGCCCAGGCTCGGAAAACCTACCGGCTGCAGCAGAGCGgtcacagcagcagaaaacgGAAAGAGGACTCCTCCAAGAAGCACACGCGCATTCAGAAAAAGCCAAGCAGCATTATAAAATAA